The Streptomyces sp. NBC_01275 genome has a segment encoding these proteins:
- a CDS encoding CHAT domain-containing protein encodes MAVRDQDDEAFDAVVRLVRDIHAEHMGEEAAERQVRSPRWALTEGAARSLVGFGYRHVREGIPSTGHLIARLMLAAADARWGRGTASPWWHAADLLVEAARLDLIDRPSGDRLRLACAVADEQIDTLRREANLDELAETMYAAGILRVHPHIGRSPLDGTGLLRERQVRGLLRGRFFTGGSGDGAAADTDSLGTESLDPDALDALPHPVDAALEALPYLYGAVGLSRGHLRARCRHAVNEALSILMNNPDAEGWTMDAWLANSRAAARSIDPALDPVNAIRLRRILAHYDGERPPATLGELLPVPLAELVRTRGERETWAVAEQALCLLRETGERDLLRELVAAVYAQLPDAESPEQLRELWHSHVHVLPGDTTACPGAEAGAGELQLALSALVAAPRPDTAAALHLAAHLAGLGGAQAACTLTDLLPDPLPDAGPEVTAAVRHLLATSHAAAGTACRQAGDLGEAIGRHATAARHYAILGLTDLGLRQTELMVECAVEGSADDTLRAAVLLRRRAAPWLNAGLHEESAFALVAAAQRLGADTREGPSSPFALLQLQSAAKALDFSRALARPGPRPPVQPLVDLRQRIDELESRLGEAVAPRLDDLAEDLEMLCYAGPQEHAPGNAEDELLGNLRRSFDRGLSRRLYALGPTDESSGRPDLDDVVAALPADTVLVSLWIGQQPSRMEPAGPDGQPAAALQLMTITREGVRDQRILPFGGMPAAVIRMSRDGYRHSLHPFGYEVASLRSVVRTDPLHRAVARGAEEELDCGRLFGRLTDVLTSLYDEGKRHLCFWAHGPFHFLPFPLLHLDGRPLADDWTVTTVPSLVCVTGPEEDRPRAGEGLVSLGASLGGAPWGLQPEPVLDEHATAVAEFAGGAALVGPAATPASLLARAQGARYVHVAAHGAHSQDASWFQCLYLNPPEAGEGPENSAEGENRRAGRQEASKDGRLFGHDVLAADLRGVDLVTLSACESGLGRFDLADNPRGLPAAFLLAGARAVVGCLWPVRAEAATYFFGELHRHLAGHHDTLRAFRHAQTVTRERFPQYRDWGAFAYHGGWSRPEEGNA; translated from the coding sequence ATGGCAGTGCGTGACCAGGACGACGAGGCGTTCGACGCCGTCGTCCGCCTTGTACGGGACATCCATGCCGAACACATGGGCGAGGAGGCCGCCGAGCGCCAGGTGCGGTCGCCGCGGTGGGCGCTGACCGAGGGCGCGGCGCGTTCGCTGGTGGGCTTCGGCTACCGGCACGTCCGGGAGGGCATCCCGTCCACCGGCCATCTGATAGCACGGCTGATGCTGGCGGCGGCGGACGCCCGGTGGGGGCGCGGCACCGCCTCCCCCTGGTGGCACGCGGCCGATCTCCTGGTAGAAGCGGCCCGCCTCGATCTGATCGACCGGCCGAGCGGCGACCGTCTGCGCCTGGCCTGCGCCGTCGCCGACGAGCAGATCGACACGCTCCGCCGGGAGGCGAACCTCGACGAACTGGCCGAAACCATGTACGCGGCCGGCATCCTCCGGGTCCACCCGCACATCGGACGCTCCCCGCTCGACGGCACGGGCCTCCTCCGGGAACGGCAGGTACGCGGTCTGCTGCGCGGCCGCTTCTTCACCGGCGGCTCCGGCGACGGCGCGGCCGCGGACACCGACTCCCTCGGCACGGAGTCCCTCGACCCGGACGCCCTCGACGCCCTGCCCCACCCGGTGGACGCCGCCTTGGAGGCGCTGCCCTACCTGTACGGGGCGGTGGGGCTGAGCCGGGGCCATCTGCGCGCCCGCTGCCGGCACGCGGTGAACGAGGCGCTGTCCATCCTGATGAACAACCCCGACGCCGAGGGCTGGACGATGGATGCCTGGCTGGCGAACAGCAGGGCCGCCGCACGCTCCATCGACCCGGCGCTCGACCCGGTGAACGCGATCCGGCTGCGCCGCATCCTCGCCCACTACGACGGCGAACGGCCGCCTGCCACCCTCGGGGAGCTGCTGCCCGTACCGCTGGCCGAGCTGGTGCGCACGCGGGGCGAGCGGGAGACCTGGGCGGTGGCGGAGCAGGCGCTGTGCCTGCTGCGCGAGACCGGAGAACGGGACCTGCTGCGGGAGCTCGTGGCCGCCGTGTACGCGCAGCTGCCCGACGCGGAGAGTCCCGAGCAGCTCCGCGAGCTGTGGCACAGCCACGTCCATGTGCTGCCCGGCGACACCACCGCCTGCCCCGGCGCGGAGGCCGGAGCAGGCGAGCTCCAGCTGGCGCTGTCCGCGCTGGTCGCCGCCCCGCGGCCCGACACGGCCGCCGCTCTGCACCTGGCCGCTCACCTCGCCGGGCTCGGCGGCGCTCAGGCCGCCTGCACGCTGACGGACCTGTTGCCCGACCCCCTGCCCGACGCGGGACCGGAGGTCACCGCCGCCGTCAGACACCTGCTCGCCACCTCCCACGCGGCCGCCGGCACCGCGTGCCGCCAGGCGGGCGACCTCGGGGAGGCGATCGGCCGGCATGCCACGGCCGCACGCCACTACGCGATCCTCGGGCTGACGGATCTGGGCCTGCGCCAGACCGAGCTGATGGTGGAGTGCGCCGTCGAGGGCAGCGCCGACGACACCCTGCGCGCGGCCGTCCTGCTCCGCAGGAGGGCCGCCCCCTGGCTGAACGCGGGACTGCACGAGGAGTCGGCGTTCGCCCTCGTCGCGGCCGCACAGCGGCTCGGGGCGGACACGCGCGAGGGGCCGTCGTCGCCCTTCGCGCTGCTGCAGCTCCAGAGCGCCGCCAAGGCGCTCGACTTCTCCCGCGCGCTGGCCCGCCCGGGACCCCGGCCGCCCGTCCAGCCCCTCGTGGACCTCCGGCAACGCATCGACGAGCTCGAGAGCCGACTGGGCGAGGCCGTGGCGCCACGCCTCGACGACCTCGCCGAGGACCTGGAGATGCTGTGCTACGCCGGTCCCCAGGAGCATGCGCCCGGCAACGCCGAGGACGAGCTCCTCGGCAATCTGCGTCGCTCCTTCGACCGCGGGCTCTCCCGCCGGCTGTACGCACTGGGACCGACGGACGAGTCCTCCGGCCGTCCGGACCTGGACGACGTCGTCGCGGCGCTGCCCGCCGACACCGTGCTGGTCTCACTGTGGATCGGGCAGCAGCCGAGCCGGATGGAGCCCGCCGGACCCGACGGGCAGCCCGCCGCCGCCCTCCAGCTGATGACGATCACTCGCGAAGGCGTCCGTGACCAGCGCATCCTGCCGTTCGGCGGCATGCCCGCCGCGGTGATCCGGATGAGCAGGGACGGCTACCGGCATTCCCTGCACCCCTTCGGCTACGAGGTGGCGTCGCTCCGGTCGGTCGTACGCACCGATCCGCTGCACCGTGCGGTGGCGCGCGGGGCCGAGGAGGAGCTCGACTGCGGAAGGCTCTTCGGCCGCCTGACCGACGTCCTGACGAGCCTGTACGACGAGGGCAAGCGCCATCTGTGCTTCTGGGCGCACGGCCCCTTCCACTTTCTGCCGTTCCCGTTGCTCCACCTCGACGGGCGGCCCCTGGCGGACGACTGGACCGTCACCACCGTGCCCAGCCTGGTCTGCGTCACCGGGCCCGAGGAGGATCGGCCCCGCGCCGGGGAGGGGCTCGTCTCGCTGGGCGCTTCGCTGGGCGGCGCCCCGTGGGGCCTTCAGCCGGAGCCGGTGCTGGACGAGCACGCCACGGCCGTCGCGGAGTTCGCCGGCGGGGCGGCGCTGGTCGGGCCCGCCGCGACCCCGGCGTCCCTGCTGGCCCGGGCCCAGGGCGCCCGCTACGTCCATGTGGCGGCGCACGGGGCGCACAGCCAGGACGCCTCCTGGTTCCAGTGTCTCTACCTCAACCCGCCCGAGGCCGGTGAGGGCCCTGAGAACAGCGCGGAAGGTGAGAACCGCAGGGCCGGGCGGCAGGAGGCGAGCAAGGACGGGAGGCTGTTCGGTCACGACGTGCTCGCAGCCGATCTGCGCGGGGTGGACCTGGTCACCCTCAGCGCCTGCGAGTCGGGGCTCGGCAGGTTCGACCTCGCCGACAATCCCCGGGGACTGCCGGCCGCGTTCCTGCTGGCCGGGGCCCGCGCGGTGGTGGGCTGTCTGTGGCCGGTACGGGCCGAGGCGGCCACGTACTTCTTCGGCGAGCTGCACCGGCATCTCGCCGGCCACCACGACACCCTGCGGGCCTTCCGCCACGCCCAGACCGTCACGCGCGAGCGGTTCCCGCAGTACCGCGACTGGGGCGCCTTCGCCTACCACGGCGGCTGGAGCCGCCCCGAAGAAGGGAACGCCTGA
- a CDS encoding aspartate carbamoyltransferase catalytic subunit — translation MQRHLISAADLTRDDAVLILDTAEEMARVADRPIKKLPTLRGRTIVNLFFEDSTRTRISFEAAEKRLSADVINFSAKGSSVSKGESLKDTAQTLEAMGVDAVVIRHGASGAPYRLATSDWIDAVVINAGDGTHQHPTQALLDAFTMRRRLIGRDAGIGQDLSGRRITIVGDVLHSRVARSNVDLLHTLGAQVTLVAPPTLVPVGIESWPCEVSYDLDSTLPKSDAVMMLRVQRERMNAAFFPTEREYSRRYGLDGDRMARMPEHAIVMHPGPMVRGMEITAEVADSDRCTVVEQVANGVSIRMAVLYLLLGGNEPAVSHARTTEEK, via the coding sequence ATGCAGCGTCATCTCATCTCGGCCGCCGACCTCACCCGCGACGACGCCGTGCTGATCCTCGACACCGCGGAGGAGATGGCCCGCGTCGCCGACCGGCCCATCAAGAAGCTGCCGACCCTGCGCGGCCGCACGATCGTCAACCTCTTCTTCGAGGACTCCACCCGGACCCGGATCTCCTTCGAGGCCGCTGAGAAGCGGCTGTCCGCGGACGTCATCAACTTCTCCGCCAAGGGGTCCTCGGTCTCCAAGGGCGAGTCCCTCAAGGACACCGCGCAGACGCTGGAGGCGATGGGCGTCGACGCCGTCGTCATCCGCCACGGCGCCTCCGGCGCGCCGTACCGGCTGGCCACCTCCGACTGGATCGACGCCGTCGTCATCAACGCGGGCGACGGCACCCACCAGCACCCCACCCAGGCCCTCCTGGACGCCTTCACCATGCGCCGCCGCCTCATCGGCCGGGACGCCGGGATCGGCCAGGACCTCTCCGGCCGGCGCATCACCATCGTCGGCGACGTCCTGCACAGCCGGGTCGCCCGCTCCAACGTCGACCTGCTGCACACCCTCGGCGCCCAGGTCACCCTGGTCGCTCCGCCCACCCTGGTGCCGGTCGGCATCGAGTCCTGGCCCTGCGAGGTGTCGTACGACCTCGACAGCACGCTTCCCAAGTCCGACGCCGTGATGATGCTGCGGGTGCAGCGCGAGCGGATGAACGCCGCGTTCTTCCCGACCGAGCGCGAGTACTCGCGGCGCTACGGCCTCGACGGCGACCGGATGGCGCGGATGCCCGAGCACGCCATCGTGATGCACCCCGGCCCGATGGTCCGCGGCATGGAGATCACCGCCGAGGTCGCCGACTCCGACCGCTGCACCGTCGTCGAGCAGGTCGCCAACGGCGTGTCCATCCGGATGGCCGTGCTGTACCTGCTCCTGGGCGGCAACGAACCCGCCGTCAGCCACGCCCGCACCACCGAGGAGAAGTAA
- the efp gene encoding elongation factor P, translated as MASTNDLKNGLVLKLDGGQLWSVVEFQHVKPGKGPAFVRTKLKNVLSGKVVDKTFNAGIKVETATVDKRDMQFSYMDGEYFVFMDMETYDQLMVDRKAVGDAANFLIEGFTATVAQHEGEVLFVELPAAVELVVQETEPGLQGDRSTGGTKPATLETGHQINVPLFITTGEKIKVDTRTSDYLGRVNS; from the coding sequence GTGGCTTCCACGAACGACCTCAAGAACGGCCTGGTGCTCAAGCTCGACGGAGGCCAGCTCTGGTCCGTCGTCGAGTTCCAGCACGTAAAGCCCGGTAAGGGCCCGGCCTTCGTGCGCACCAAGCTGAAGAACGTGCTCTCCGGCAAGGTCGTCGACAAGACGTTCAACGCCGGTATCAAGGTCGAGACGGCCACTGTCGACAAGCGCGACATGCAGTTCTCCTACATGGACGGCGAGTACTTCGTCTTCATGGACATGGAGACCTACGACCAGCTCATGGTCGACCGCAAGGCCGTCGGCGACGCCGCCAACTTCCTGATCGAGGGCTTCACGGCCACCGTCGCGCAGCACGAGGGCGAGGTGCTCTTCGTCGAGCTGCCCGCCGCCGTGGAGCTCGTCGTCCAGGAGACCGAGCCGGGCCTGCAGGGCGACCGCTCCACCGGCGGCACCAAGCCCGCCACCCTGGAGACCGGTCACCAGATCAACGTCCCGCTCTTCATCACCACCGGTGAGAAGATCAAGGTCGACACCCGCACCAGCGACTACCTCGGCCGGGTGAACAGCTAA
- a CDS encoding Pro-rich N-terminal domain-containing protein: MQHAVGSPLPQPHQPGGAPQHQPGYLGAPSGPVPPAPQHAPVPQHAPVPQGTDVTGHVPLPPGGPVGMPSVPPAPTVPDPTTTILAVLLIGPAGAGKTSVAKFWADHRRVPTAHVSLDDVREWVRSGFADPQSGWNDHSEAQYRLARRTCGFAARNFLANGISCILDDAIFPDRPAVGLGGWKRHVGPGLLPVVLLPGLEVVLERNAARSGNRRLADEEVARIHGRMAGWYGSGLPIIDNSQLDVPTTARVLDDVLARAIASPPKW, translated from the coding sequence ATGCAGCACGCAGTGGGTTCTCCGCTGCCGCAGCCCCATCAGCCGGGCGGCGCCCCCCAGCACCAGCCGGGATATCTCGGAGCCCCGTCGGGCCCGGTCCCGCCCGCCCCGCAGCACGCCCCTGTCCCGCAGCACGCGCCCGTCCCGCAGGGCACCGACGTCACCGGGCATGTCCCGCTGCCCCCCGGCGGCCCCGTCGGCATGCCCAGCGTGCCGCCCGCCCCGACCGTCCCCGACCCGACGACCACGATTCTCGCGGTGCTGCTCATCGGCCCGGCGGGCGCCGGGAAGACCAGCGTCGCCAAGTTCTGGGCCGACCACCGCCGGGTGCCCACCGCCCATGTCAGCCTCGACGACGTCCGCGAGTGGGTCCGCTCGGGCTTCGCCGACCCCCAGTCCGGGTGGAACGACCACTCCGAGGCCCAGTACCGCCTCGCCCGCCGCACCTGCGGCTTCGCCGCCCGCAACTTCCTGGCCAACGGCATCTCCTGCATCCTCGACGACGCGATCTTCCCCGACCGCCCCGCCGTCGGCCTCGGCGGCTGGAAACGCCATGTGGGCCCCGGCCTCCTCCCCGTCGTCCTGCTGCCCGGCCTGGAAGTCGTCCTGGAGCGCAACGCCGCCCGCTCAGGCAACCGCCGCCTCGCCGACGAGGAGGTCGCCCGTATCCACGGCCGTATGGCCGGCTGGTACGGCTCGGGCCTCCCGATCATCGACAACTCCCAGCTCGACGTCCCGACGACGGCGAGGGTCCTGGACGACGTACTGGCGAGGGCGATCGCCAGCCCGCCGAAGTGGTAG
- a CDS encoding aminopeptidase P family protein → MSEVYAARRTRLRERCNASGSATALISRPANVRYLAGAAPRGAALLLGRHEDLLVCSGPLDDRPAEGRPDDALRVHTLSGAGGDPAVAAVGLLAAEGADSLAVEEHHLTVARHRALRSVAPRLRLSDLGGAVEQLRVVKDEEEISCLRIGAEIADQALGELLESILVGRTERHLALELERRLVDHGADGPAFTTSVAAGPNSGRRGHRPTDRRVEEGDFLSVCLGAAYRGYRCEIGRTFVIGTSPADWQIELYDLVFAAQRAGRECLAPGAAYRDVDRAARQVLDSAGYAEGLPALTGHGVGLEIDEDPQLAPAAMGKLDACVPVTVEPGVHLPGRGGVRIDDTLVVRPEADGGPELLTITTKELLAL, encoded by the coding sequence ATGTCAGAGGTCTACGCGGCCCGCCGCACCAGGCTGAGGGAACGCTGCAACGCCAGCGGCAGCGCCACCGCGCTGATCTCCCGCCCCGCCAACGTGAGATATCTCGCGGGGGCGGCCCCCCGGGGCGCCGCCCTGTTGCTCGGCAGGCACGAGGACCTCCTCGTCTGCTCGGGCCCGCTCGACGACCGCCCCGCCGAAGGGCGGCCGGACGACGCGCTGCGCGTGCACACGCTTTCCGGCGCGGGCGGCGATCCCGCCGTGGCCGCCGTGGGCCTGCTCGCCGCCGAGGGTGCCGACTCCCTCGCCGTCGAGGAGCACCACCTCACCGTCGCCCGCCACCGCGCCCTGCGCTCGGTCGCGCCCCGGCTGCGCCTCTCCGACCTGGGCGGCGCCGTCGAACAGCTGCGGGTGGTGAAGGACGAGGAGGAGATCTCCTGTCTGCGGATCGGCGCCGAGATCGCCGACCAGGCCCTGGGCGAGCTCCTGGAGTCCATCCTGGTCGGACGGACGGAACGGCATCTCGCCCTCGAACTGGAACGGCGGCTGGTCGACCACGGCGCCGACGGCCCCGCCTTCACCACCTCCGTCGCCGCCGGCCCGAACTCCGGCCGACGCGGGCACCGGCCCACCGACCGGAGGGTGGAGGAGGGAGATTTCCTCTCCGTCTGCCTGGGCGCGGCCTACCGCGGCTACCGCTGCGAGATCGGCCGCACCTTCGTGATCGGCACGTCCCCCGCGGACTGGCAGATCGAGCTCTACGACCTCGTCTTCGCCGCTCAGCGCGCCGGACGCGAATGCCTGGCGCCCGGCGCCGCCTACCGCGACGTGGACCGCGCCGCCCGCCAGGTGCTGGACTCGGCGGGGTACGCGGAGGGCCTTCCGGCGCTCACCGGACACGGTGTCGGACTCGAAATCGACGAGGACCCGCAGCTCGCTCCCGCAGCCATGGGTAAACTGGACGCTTGCGTGCCGGTCACCGTCGAACCCGGGGTCCACCTCCCGGGCCGGGGCGGCGTCCGGATCGATGACACGCTCGTCGTACGCCCCGAGGCGGACGGCGGACCCGAGCTACTCACCATCACGACCAAGGAGCTGCTCGCGCTGTAG
- the aroB gene encoding 3-dehydroquinate synthase — protein MSEAVTRIRVGGSAGSEPYEVLVGRQLLGELGGLIGPQTRRVAVIHPEALAETGDALRADLAEQGFDAVAIQVPNAEEAKTAEVAAYCWKALGQSGFTRTDVVVGVGGGSTTDLAGFVAATWLRGVRWIAVPTTVLAMVDAAVGGKTGINTAEGKNLVGSFHPPAGVLCDLAALDSLPVNDYVSGLAEIIKAGFIADPVILDLIESDPEAARTPAGPHTAELIERSIRVKADVVSSDLKESGLREILNYGHTLAHAIEKNERYKWRHGAAVSVGMHFAAELGRLAGRLDDATADRHRTVLESVGLPLHYRYDQWPKLVENMRVDKKSRGDLLRFIVLDGLAKPTVLEGPDPAVLLAAYGEVGE, from the coding sequence ATGAGCGAGGCAGTGACAAGGATTCGGGTCGGCGGCAGCGCGGGCTCCGAGCCGTACGAGGTCCTGGTCGGCCGTCAGCTCCTCGGCGAACTGGGCGGACTGATCGGCCCCCAGACCAGGCGCGTCGCGGTCATCCACCCGGAAGCCCTCGCCGAGACCGGTGACGCGCTCCGCGCCGACCTGGCCGAGCAGGGCTTCGACGCGGTCGCCATCCAGGTGCCCAACGCGGAGGAGGCCAAGACCGCCGAGGTCGCCGCCTACTGCTGGAAGGCGCTCGGCCAGTCCGGGTTCACCCGGACCGACGTCGTGGTGGGCGTCGGCGGCGGTTCGACCACCGACCTCGCCGGGTTCGTGGCCGCGACCTGGCTGCGCGGGGTGCGCTGGATCGCCGTGCCGACCACCGTGCTCGCGATGGTCGACGCGGCCGTCGGCGGCAAGACCGGCATCAACACCGCCGAGGGCAAGAACCTCGTCGGCTCCTTCCACCCGCCGGCCGGCGTGCTGTGCGACCTGGCCGCGCTGGACTCCCTCCCGGTCAACGACTACGTCTCCGGGCTCGCCGAGATCATCAAGGCCGGCTTCATCGCCGACCCGGTGATCCTCGACCTCATCGAGTCCGACCCCGAGGCCGCCCGCACCCCGGCGGGCCCGCACACCGCCGAGCTCATCGAACGCTCCATCAGGGTCAAGGCGGACGTCGTGTCCTCCGACCTGAAGGAGTCGGGCCTGCGGGAGATCCTCAACTACGGCCACACCCTCGCGCACGCCATCGAGAAGAACGAGCGCTACAAGTGGCGGCACGGCGCGGCCGTCTCCGTGGGCATGCACTTCGCCGCCGAACTGGGCCGGCTCGCGGGCCGGTTGGACGACGCGACCGCCGACCGCCACCGCACGGTCCTGGAGTCGGTCGGGCTGCCGCTGCACTACCGCTACGACCAGTGGCCCAAGCTGGTGGAGAACATGAGGGTCGACAAGAAGTCCCGCGGCGACCTGCTGCGCTTCATCGTCCTGGACGGACTGGCCAAGCCGACCGTGCTGGAGGGCCCCGACCCGGCGGTTCTCCTCGCCGCGTACGGCGAGGTGGGGGAGTAG
- the nusB gene encoding transcription antitermination factor NusB: MAARNTARKRAFQILFEGDQRGVDVLTVLADWIRLSRADTRQPPVSEYTMQLVEGYAVHAQRIDELISQYSVGWTLDRMPVVDRNILRLGAYELIWADETPDAVVLDEMVQIAKEYSTDESPSFVNGLLGRLKELKPSLRRDEA; this comes from the coding sequence GTGGCTGCTCGCAACACGGCCCGCAAGCGCGCCTTCCAGATTCTCTTCGAGGGCGACCAGCGTGGAGTCGACGTCCTGACGGTCCTCGCGGACTGGATCCGGCTCTCCCGGGCCGACACCCGGCAGCCGCCGGTGAGCGAGTACACGATGCAGCTGGTCGAGGGCTACGCGGTGCACGCGCAGCGCATCGACGAGCTGATCTCGCAGTACTCGGTCGGCTGGACGCTCGACCGCATGCCGGTCGTCGACCGCAACATCCTGCGTCTCGGCGCCTACGAGCTGATCTGGGCCGACGAGACCCCGGACGCCGTCGTCCTCGACGAGATGGTGCAGATCGCCAAGGAGTACTCCACGGACGAGTCCCCCTCGTTCGTCAACGGCCTCCTCGGCCGTCTGAAGGAACTCAAGCCGTCCCTGCGCCGCGACGAGGCGTGA
- the pyrR gene encoding bifunctional pyr operon transcriptional regulator/uracil phosphoribosyltransferase PyrR has product MDTEHDKQQYESDARPVLEGPDIARVLTRIAHEIVERAKGADDVVLLGIPTRGVFLAQRLAAKLEQITDGKIPVGSLDITMYRDDLRMHPPRALARTEIPGDGLDGKLVVLVDDVLFSGRTIRAALDALNDLGRPRAVQLAVLVDRGHRELPIRADYVGKNLPTSLRETVKVLLAEEDGRDTVLLGVKQTAPGAQQ; this is encoded by the coding sequence ATGGACACAGAGCACGACAAGCAGCAGTACGAGTCCGATGCGCGGCCCGTTCTCGAAGGCCCCGACATCGCGCGGGTGCTGACCCGCATCGCCCACGAGATCGTCGAGCGCGCCAAGGGCGCCGACGACGTGGTGCTCCTCGGCATCCCGACCCGAGGCGTCTTCCTCGCCCAGCGGCTCGCCGCCAAGCTGGAGCAGATCACCGACGGGAAGATCCCGGTCGGCTCCCTCGACATCACCATGTACCGCGACGACCTGCGCATGCATCCACCGCGCGCGCTGGCCCGCACCGAGATCCCCGGTGACGGCCTCGACGGCAAGCTGGTCGTCCTCGTCGACGACGTGCTCTTCTCCGGCCGCACCATCCGCGCCGCCCTCGACGCCCTGAACGACCTCGGGCGGCCGCGCGCGGTCCAGCTCGCGGTCCTGGTCGACCGCGGCCACCGGGAACTGCCCATCCGCGCCGACTACGTCGGCAAGAACCTCCCCACGTCGTTGCGGGAGACGGTCAAGGTCCTGCTCGCCGAGGAGGACGGTCGCGACACCGTGCTGCTCGGTGTGAAGCAGACCGCCCCGGGCGCACAGCAGTAG
- a CDS encoding shikimate kinase — protein sequence MSGPLVVLVGPMGVGKSTVGQLLAQRLGVGYRDTDDDIVAEQGRSIAEIFVDEGEETFRALEKQAVHRALAAHDGVLALGGGSILDADTRALLAEQRVVYLAMDVEEAVKRTGLNAARPLLAVNPRKQWRELMEARRGLYEGVATAVVATDGRTPEEVTQAALDALELKDA from the coding sequence ATGAGCGGGCCGCTGGTCGTCCTGGTCGGACCGATGGGCGTCGGCAAGTCCACCGTCGGACAGCTGCTGGCGCAGCGGCTCGGCGTCGGCTACCGGGACACCGACGACGACATCGTCGCCGAGCAGGGCCGCAGCATCGCGGAGATCTTCGTCGACGAGGGCGAGGAGACCTTCCGCGCCCTCGAGAAGCAGGCGGTGCACCGCGCGCTCGCCGCGCACGACGGCGTCCTCGCGCTCGGCGGCGGCTCGATCCTGGACGCGGACACCCGCGCCCTGCTGGCCGAGCAGCGTGTGGTCTACCTCGCCATGGACGTCGAGGAAGCCGTCAAGCGCACCGGCCTCAACGCGGCCCGCCCGCTGCTCGCGGTCAACCCGCGCAAGCAGTGGCGCGAACTGATGGAGGCCCGCCGCGGCCTCTACGAGGGCGTCGCCACCGCGGTCGTGGCGACGGACGGGCGGACACCCGAAGAGGTCACCCAGGCCGCACTGGACGCACTGGAGCTGAAGGACGCATGA
- the bldD gene encoding transcriptional regulator BldD, whose product MSSEYAKQLGAKLRAIRTQQGLSLHGVEEKSQGRWKAVVVGSYERGDRAVTVQRLAELADFYGVPVQELLPGTTPGGAAEPPPKLVLDLERLAHVPVEKAGPLQRYAATIQSQRGDYNGKVLSIRQDDLRTLAVIYDQSPSVLTEQLISWGVLDADARRAVSHEES is encoded by the coding sequence ATGTCCAGCGAATACGCCAAACAACTCGGGGCCAAGCTCCGGGCGATCCGCACCCAGCAGGGCCTTTCCCTCCACGGTGTCGAGGAGAAGTCCCAGGGACGCTGGAAGGCGGTCGTGGTCGGTTCGTACGAGCGCGGCGACCGCGCCGTGACCGTGCAGCGCCTTGCCGAGCTGGCGGATTTCTACGGCGTTCCCGTGCAGGAACTGCTGCCGGGCACCACCCCGGGCGGCGCCGCCGAGCCGCCGCCGAAGCTGGTCCTGGACCTGGAGCGACTGGCCCATGTGCCGGTCGAGAAGGCGGGCCCGCTGCAGCGGTACGCGGCCACGATCCAGTCGCAGCGCGGCGACTACAACGGCAAGGTGCTGTCGATCCGCCAGGACGACCTGCGCACCCTCGCCGTCATCTACGACCAGTCGCCCTCGGTCCTGACCGAGCAGCTGATCAGCTGGGGCGTGCTGGACGCGGACGCGCGTCGCGCGGTCTCCCACGAGGAGAGCTGA